The window CGCGACCTGCACGTTCGCGCGGCCGCACTGCTCCAGCCCGGCGGCTTGCTGGCGACGTTTTCCTGCTCGCACCACATCGACGCGGCATCCTTTCTTCGGTCCGCCGCCGACGGCCTGTTCGAAGCGCGTCGCTCCGCGCGGCTGATCGAGGAATATCGCCAGTCTCCCGACCACCCCATCGTCATTCATCTGCCGGAAACCACCTATTTGAAGGGCTTCCTCCTCGAGATGATGCCGGGACGGTGATTTCATCCTGTTCCCTGATGGGTTTTCGCTGGAAATGGCAGGGAACTGATTTATTCATGGTGCACACTCATGCCTGACCGCACCCACGACGATTTGGATTTTGATGATGAGGATGAGCCCACGTCCGTGGAGCTTCAATCCCAGGTCCAGAAGGCCCAGGCGGAACTGGCCGAACTGAAGCGCCGCTCCGACCAGATCGAGCGCGACAAACTCCGCCTCGAGGAACTCAGCCGCCGCCAGGACGAACTCGAAACCGGCCGGGCGGAGATGATCGACAAGTTCACTCGCGCCATGGTCGTCATCCAGCGCGAGACGCAGGACGCCGAGAAACGCCTCGACCAGCTTCACAACATTCACGAAGCCTTCATGAGCCACCAGCAGGCGCTCGAGGCCATCAATCCCAAGGCCTGGATCGGCCTCGACCTTGCCAAGGAACTCAGCAAGGCGCTGAGCTCCGTCGAGGAGGCCCGCACGGAATACAACCGCTCGCGGCCCAAGCTTTCTGCCGAGTCCGCCTCAGCCGCCAGCGAGCCTCGCGGCGAAGGCGGCCTGCCCGCGGAGTATGAAGAATACTACGTCGGCGGGGATAAGGGCTTCTTCTACTGGTTCAAGGCCGGTCTCGCCTTCACCCTTCCTCTTACCGTTCTCAGCGTGCTCGGCCTCCTCGTCTGGATCTGGTCGCTCACCGCGAAATAACCTTCGATGCCTCCGAAAAAATCCTCGTCTTCCGGTTCCGGCCGGAACAAAGCCGAAGACCCCCTTCGTCTCGAGAAGAAGCGACTGCTCGAGGAGCAGGAAAAGCTCATCCGTGAGCAGGAGCGGGCCCGCCGCCTCATCGAGGAAGCCCCGCGCCGGCTCGAGCAGCTCAAGCGCAAACAGCGCGAGCCGATCAAGATCCAGCTCTCCACGACGCGTGCCGGTCAGAAGACCTTCGGCATGCCGCACGATAAATTTCGCGACGATGCGAGCACGCCCCGCCGCCCGCGACTCCGCAAGGCCGACCGCAACATCGCCAAACTCCAGTTCGTCGTCTTCGTCGTCATCCTCGCGGTCATCCTTTTCATGGTCTGGCGCGCGGTGCCGACCTCGATGTAGTCCGCAGTGCGGCCGAAGTCTTCGTTTGCAGCGCTCCCGCTTTCTTCATAACCTTCTCGGCCAATGTCTGAAGTCGTGAAGGCGCGCAAGAGCGCAGGGCCGGACCCGGGCCAGCAATTCGTCAAGGCCTACCGCATCATGCTGTCCGCCCGGGTGCTCGAGGAGAAACTCGCCGCACTCTACCGCGCCGGCAAAATCAAGGGCGGCGTGTTTCTCGGCCGCGGGCAGGAGGCCCTCAGCGTCTCGGTCGGCATTCACCTGCACCAGGGCGACATTTTTGCCCCGCTCATTCGCGACCAGGCCGGCCGCATGGCTTTCGGCGACACGATTCTCGACACGCTCCGCACATATCTCGGCTCCTCGCTGGGCTCCATGCGCGGCCGCGACGGCAACATCCACCGCGGTCGTCCGCGCGAGGGCTACTACGCAATGATCAGCCATCTCGGCGCGATGATTCCCACCGTGGCCGGCGGTCTGCTGGCCCGGCGTTTTCGCGGCGAACACGGCGTCGTCGGCGCGACCTGCCTCGGCGATGGCGGAACCTCTACCGGTGCCTTTCACGAGGGCCTGAACGCCGCCGCCGTCGAAAGACTCCCCCTCGTCGTCGTCGTCGCAAACAACCAATACGCCTACTCGACGCCAAACACCCGGCAGTTTGCCTGCGCCGATCTCGTCGACAAGGCCATCGGCTACGGCGTCGCCGGGCACAAGGTCGATGCCACCGATCTCGAGGCCTGCCTGAAAACCGTCGGCGGCGCGATTGCCGCAGCCCGCGCGGGTGGCGGTCCGCAGTTGATCGTCGGCGATCTGCTCCGCCTCGTCGGCCACGGCGAGCACGATCCCGGCAAATACATCGACCCGAAACTCCGGAAACAGCACGTCGGCCGCGACTGCCTCGAGGTGGCCGGTGCCGTGATCGTCGAGAAAGGCTGGGCCACGAAGGAAGATCTCGCGCAATGGCGCGCCGAGGTGAAAGCCGAGGTCAACACCACCGCCAATCGCGTCTCGCGCGAACCCGAGCCCGACCCGGGCGAGGAGGATTGGTGCGCCGTTTCCAATCGCGAGCTCGAAGACAATTTCGCATGAGCGTCACGTATCTCGAAGCCATCAAGGCGGCCCAGGACAAGGCGCTTGCCGACGACCACCGCGTGTTCATCTACGGGCAGGATGTCGGAAATTTCGGCGGCGCCTTCAAGGCAACCGAAGGACTCGCGCAGAAGTATCCCGGCCGCGTGCTCGACTCCCCGCTCAGCGAGGACGCGATCATGGGCATGGCCATCGGCGCCGCCATCGAAGGCGCCCGGCCGATCGTGGAAATGCAGTTCGCGGATTTCTCCACCTGCGGCCTCAACCAGATCATCAACCACGCCGCCACGCTCTATTACCGCACCGGCGTGAACTGCCCCATCGTCGTGCGCCTGCCCTCCGGCGGCACGCCCGGCGGCGGCCCCTTCCACAGCCAGAGCATGGAGGCGCTCTACGCCCATTATCCCGGCCTGTTCGTAGTCACTCCCGCCACCGTCGAGGATGCCTACAGCATGCTACTCGGCGCGCTCGAGATCGAGGATCCCGTGATCTTCTGCGAGCACAAGTTTCTCTATAACCACCTCAAGGCCGACAGCCTGCCGACGGAGAGCCTGCCCATCGGCAAGGCCCGCATCGCCCGCCCCGGCCGCGATGCGACCATCGTCACCCACAGCGCCATGCTCCACGAGGCGCTCGCCGCCGCGGAGGAAATCGCCGCCGACGGATTCCAGGTCGAGGTCGTCGACCTGCGCTCGGTGAAGCCTCTCGATACCGACACCGTGCTCGCATCGGTCGCCCGCACGGGCCGCCTGCTCTGCGTGAGCGAGGCATTTCCCTGGGGCAGCGTTTGCGCCGAGGTCATTGCCCGCGTGACCGCCGAAGGCTTCGGCCTGCTGGACGCCGCGCCGCAGCGCCTGAACGCCAAGGACACTCCCATTCCCTACCACCCCGCGCTTTGGGGCACCCATCGGCCCACCGCCTCGGCCGTCGCCTCCGCCGCCCGCCAATTGCTCAAAGGATAACGTCATGCCCAAGGTTCCGATCATCATGCCCCAGCTCGGCGAGTCGATGGCCGAGGCCACCCTCGTCCGCGTGCTCATCACTCCCGGTTGCGACATCGAAGTCGACGCCGACGTCCTCGAGGTCGAGACGAACAAGGCCGTCATGTGCGTGGCCGCGCCCTGCACTGGTTGTGTCGCCGAGATCGTCGCCGAGCTCGACAAGAGCTATCCCGTCGGCGCCATTTTGGGTTACATCGAAGTGACCGACGCCGAGGCCGAGCGACTGGGCATTTCCGACGAGGCAAACCCCAGAGAATCCGAGCCTCCCCGCCGCCCGAAGGCCGAACTCGAGTCCACCACTCGCGTCGAGCCCACCGTGCGCGGCCTGCCCGTTCCCGCCCACGCCGGCGGCGCCAGCTATCTCTCGCCTCGCATGAAGGCCCGCATGGCCGAACTCGGCATGCACGCCGCCGATCTGTCCGGCATCGCCGGCAGTGGCGCCGGTGGCCGCGTGACAATCGACGATCTCGAGCGCTTCCTCGAGGACATCGAACGCAACCGCATCACGCCCGCTTCCTCGATGCGCGTGGCCGTCGCCGACGCCATGCGTCGCAGCTGGACCCGACCGCTGGCCACCGTCGGCAAGCCCATCGAGCTCGACAAGCTGCTCGCCCACCGCAAGGCCCAGGCCGTGAAACCCGGCCCCGCGCTCTACGCCCTGCGCGCGCTCGCCATCGCCCTCGGCGAGAACAGCGCCCCGGCCGGCCGGCTCATCGGCGAAAAAATCGTCCACCCCCGCTCGATCGACATCGGCTTTGCCGTGGAGGCCGCCGATGGCGTGCTCGTTCCCGTCATTCGCAATGCCGACCAGACGAGCCTCGCCGATCTCGTCGAACGCTACAATCGCCTCGTCGAACTCGCCCGCGCCCGCCGCCTGCCGGCCGCCGACACCGGCGGATCCATCGCCACGATCACGAACTACGGCACCTTCGGCCTCACGCTTGCCACGCCCATCCCGCTGCCCGAGCAGACCGTGCTCCTCGGCATGGGCTCCGGCGTCGTCACGCCCAAGTGGGATGCGCAGATCGAGGAATTCCTGCCCGTCACCGAGGCGATGTTCACGCTCAGTTTCGACCACCGCGTGCTCGACGGCGGCGCCGCCGGCCGCCTCCTCAAGCGCGTCGACGAACTGCTGAACGCGCCCGAAGAATTGTAGTCCCCGGAAAACGAGATTTACCGGGACGGCAAGGATTTTTTCGACATTTCGACTTGGCCGTGTCGAATCATTGAAATCCCGGCCCTCCTTCGTATCATCGGCCCGAATGAAGCACATTTTCGTCACGGGCGGCGTCGTCAGTTCCCTCGGAAAGGGACTCGCGGCCGCCTCGCTCGGCACCCTGCTCGAGCACCGCGGTCTCAAGGTCATCCTCCAAAAGCTTGACCCCTACCTGAACGTCGATCCGGGCACGATGAGCCCCTACCAGCACGGCGAGGTTTACGTGCTGAGCGACGGCGCCGAGACCGATCTCGACCTCGGCCACTACGAGCGTTTCACGAACACCGTCCTCACGAAGGCCAACAACGTGACGAGCGGCCAGATCTACGAGACGGTCCTCGCGAACGAACGCCGCGGCGACTACCTCGGGAAGACCGTGCAGGTCATCCCGCACGTCACGAACGAGATCAAGGCCCGCATTCGCGAGATCGGCAAGCTGTCCAACGCCGACATCTGCATCACGGAAATCGGCGGCACCACTGGCGACATCGAAGGCCTGCCGTTCCTCGAGGCCATCCGCCAGTTCATCCTCGAGGCCGGCCTTGGAAACACGCTCCTCATGCACGTCACGCTCGTGCCCTTCATCAAGGCCGCGGGCGAGCTGAAGACGAAGCCCACGCAGCAGAGCGTCGCCAAGCTGCGCGAGATCGGTCTCCAGCCGCAGGTCCTCATCTGCCGCACGGAACTTCCGCTCGACGACGATGTTCGCAACAAGCTCTCGCTCTACTGCAACGTGCCCGTGGAGGCCGTCATCGAGGGCCTCGATGTGGAGAACACGATTTACGAGGCGCCGCTCATGTTCCAGGAGGAAGGCCTCGACACCATCGTCTGCCGCCACCTCGGCCTTGAAACGCCCGAGCCTGACCTCTCCGGCTGGATTCGTTACGTCGAACGCGTCGTCAGCCCCAAGAAGCGCGTGCGCGTCGCTGTCGTCGGCAAATACATCGAGCTGCAGGACGCCTACAAATCCATTTACGAATCGCTCACCCACGCCGGTGCGGCGCACGATTGCGGCATCGATCTCGTGCTCGTCGATGCGGAGGATCTCGAGAAGGAAGGCGCCGATAAATATCTCCGCGGCGTGGCCGGCGTGCTCGTTCCTGGCGGCTTCGGCGATCGCGGAATCGAGGGCAAGGTCGAGGCGGCGCGATTCGCCCGCGAGTCGCGCACCCCGTTCCTCGGCCTCTGCCTCGGCATGCAGATCGCCACGATCGAGTTCGCCCGCAACGTCAGCGCCCTTCAGGGCGCGAACAGCACGGAATTCGATCCCGACTGCAAACACCCGGTCATCTGCATTCTCGAGGAGCAGAAAGGCGTCACCGAAAAGGGCGCGTCGATGCGCCTCGGCACCTGCCCGACCGTCATCGCCGAGGGAACGCTCGCCCGCCAGGTCTACGGCCGCGCCGAGATTCTCGAGCGCCACCGCCACCGCTACGAGTTCAACCAGACCTATCGCGAGCAGATGGAGAAGGACGGCTTCGTCATTTCCGGCTCCTCCCCCGATGGCACGCTGGCGGAATTGATCGAGTTGAAGAGCCACCCGTGGTTTCTTGCCTGCCAGTTCCATCCGGAATTCCAGTCGAAACCGAACGCGCCGCACCCGCTCTTCAAGGGCTTCATCGCCGCCTGCCTCGCCAACGAAAGTTGATTCATCTCCCGATATCGAGCCCATCGAGTTCGACTTCGTGGACCTGGCGAAGACATCACGGACAACGCCCTCTGCATTTTCCCAGGCGACAAGCTTGGGACCTGAGGCCGAGGTTGTGCCCCGCTTTGACACCGCCAAGGGCCTGTAAACTTCCTCCCCTGTGATGTCCGTCGCCTATGGTTTTCGGAGAGGGCAGTCGCCATAGCATGAGGAAATCACTCACGACCCGCTGCTGGCGAAGCGGCAGCGGGCACCCCGCTCGAAGAAACTTTCCGGTAAAGCAGGAGGAGTTTATCTCCATAGACCTTTTCGAAGACAATCTCGCGATCATTTATTGTGGCAAATTGAGGGCGAAAGCGCAGGCGCGATCGGTCGGGAGCCAAGGGCTCCAAATCGGAAAGGAAGAAGGAAGACAGAGTTTTTTTGTTGGGTCGTCGCTTGCCGAGAATTCGCTCCTGGTAGAATTGCGGATCCGCGACGAGAAGATAAGAAATCCGTGGATCGACTAAGTGTTTTTGCGCGATGGCTTGAGTTTCAAGAGCGTGATGCTCAGGAGCGGGCATGTCACTGGGTGGCAGCATTCCCGCAATGTTTAGACCGAGAGGATTAAAGTTGCCATGCCCCCAGAAGACGAGTCCCGGCAGGCTCTCACGGGCGTAAAGGATCAGCCGATCATCTTTGAAGCGAAGAAAGTCCGAAACAATCCCGTCAGGTCGGCTTTTTTCGACCCAGCCAAGGAAACGCTTCTCTGCGTCATCCATCTGATCGCGCAACCTCCATACGCGCGGGACTTGCACGATCATTAAGACGGCCAAGGCAATCAGAGCCACCGCGATCGCAGCACGTCCTGCCGCTCTCACTATCTCGGGAAAATTTTCGGAACGAAATCCAAGCGCCAATGAGATGGCAAGAAACGGCAGCGGACCCAACAAATAACGTGCAAAGGGTTCAACATTGCCGCTCTGGACCCCGGAAAAGAGAAATGCGAAGCTAGCCAGGGCACACCAAATCGGCAGCGCCACCAGTGAGCGAGCCGCACGTAACCAAACCACCGGGCGGAGGGCGAATGGATAAATCGGCGGATTTTTACGAATCCGCCAAAACAAAGCGAGCCCTGCCCCCCCGAATAAGGCCAAAGGAATCAGTCCGTCAGGAAACGTCGCGGTCCAAAGGTGACCAAGCAGACGGTCGACTTTGGAAGCGGTGTCGCCCAGCGTATACAAACGATTGAAGTTTAGAAAGCTGGTCGGAGGTGCCAGAA of the Chthoniobacterales bacterium genome contains:
- a CDS encoding thiamine pyrophosphate-dependent dehydrogenase E1 component subunit alpha — protein: MSEVVKARKSAGPDPGQQFVKAYRIMLSARVLEEKLAALYRAGKIKGGVFLGRGQEALSVSVGIHLHQGDIFAPLIRDQAGRMAFGDTILDTLRTYLGSSLGSMRGRDGNIHRGRPREGYYAMISHLGAMIPTVAGGLLARRFRGEHGVVGATCLGDGGTSTGAFHEGLNAAAVERLPLVVVVANNQYAYSTPNTRQFACADLVDKAIGYGVAGHKVDATDLEACLKTVGGAIAAARAGGGPQLIVGDLLRLVGHGEHDPGKYIDPKLRKQHVGRDCLEVAGAVIVEKGWATKEDLAQWRAEVKAEVNTTANRVSREPEPDPGEEDWCAVSNRELEDNFA
- a CDS encoding transketolase C-terminal domain-containing protein, which encodes MSVTYLEAIKAAQDKALADDHRVFIYGQDVGNFGGAFKATEGLAQKYPGRVLDSPLSEDAIMGMAIGAAIEGARPIVEMQFADFSTCGLNQIINHAATLYYRTGVNCPIVVRLPSGGTPGGGPFHSQSMEALYAHYPGLFVVTPATVEDAYSMLLGALEIEDPVIFCEHKFLYNHLKADSLPTESLPIGKARIARPGRDATIVTHSAMLHEALAAAEEIAADGFQVEVVDLRSVKPLDTDTVLASVARTGRLLCVSEAFPWGSVCAEVIARVTAEGFGLLDAAPQRLNAKDTPIPYHPALWGTHRPTASAVASAARQLLKG
- a CDS encoding 2-oxo acid dehydrogenase subunit E2 translates to MPKVPIIMPQLGESMAEATLVRVLITPGCDIEVDADVLEVETNKAVMCVAAPCTGCVAEIVAELDKSYPVGAILGYIEVTDAEAERLGISDEANPRESEPPRRPKAELESTTRVEPTVRGLPVPAHAGGASYLSPRMKARMAELGMHAADLSGIAGSGAGGRVTIDDLERFLEDIERNRITPASSMRVAVADAMRRSWTRPLATVGKPIELDKLLAHRKAQAVKPGPALYALRALAIALGENSAPAGRLIGEKIVHPRSIDIGFAVEAADGVLVPVIRNADQTSLADLVERYNRLVELARARRLPAADTGGSIATITNYGTFGLTLATPIPLPEQTVLLGMGSGVVTPKWDAQIEEFLPVTEAMFTLSFDHRVLDGGAAGRLLKRVDELLNAPEEL
- a CDS encoding CTP synthase, producing MKHIFVTGGVVSSLGKGLAAASLGTLLEHRGLKVILQKLDPYLNVDPGTMSPYQHGEVYVLSDGAETDLDLGHYERFTNTVLTKANNVTSGQIYETVLANERRGDYLGKTVQVIPHVTNEIKARIREIGKLSNADICITEIGGTTGDIEGLPFLEAIRQFILEAGLGNTLLMHVTLVPFIKAAGELKTKPTQQSVAKLREIGLQPQVLICRTELPLDDDVRNKLSLYCNVPVEAVIEGLDVENTIYEAPLMFQEEGLDTIVCRHLGLETPEPDLSGWIRYVERVVSPKKRVRVAVVGKYIELQDAYKSIYESLTHAGAAHDCGIDLVLVDAEDLEKEGADKYLRGVAGVLVPGGFGDRGIEGKVEAARFARESRTPFLGLCLGMQIATIEFARNVSALQGANSTEFDPDCKHPVICILEEQKGVTEKGASMRLGTCPTVIAEGTLARQVYGRAEILERHRHRYEFNQTYREQMEKDGFVISGSSPDGTLAELIELKSHPWFLACQFHPEFQSKPNAPHPLFKGFIAACLANES